The Lolium rigidum isolate FL_2022 chromosome 1, APGP_CSIRO_Lrig_0.1, whole genome shotgun sequence region GTTTATATTTACATGTAGCTGACAGAAAATCAGACTAGTACCGCAACATGTTTATTTCCTCTCACTAAACTGATCTTAATATCAGTAATCCTGCACACTACCTGGTCTGTAAAAAGCATGTGATCCTTACTCACATTTTAATTACATATGGTATTGAatgttgttcatcatatcaaatcTCTGGGTCTAGAATGATTCGAACCCTAGTCGACATGGGAGCTGAACTTGTTATGGTTATGTCTATTGTCCTGCTTGTTTGACCCATGTATGTCGACGCTGTGTCTTCACCAGCAAACCCTTTGCTCAGTGCGGTAGGCTGCTTAGGCTCCATTGGTATGCTCATTGTTTCAGAGTTCAGCATTGCAGCAACATCTGTCATGGTGGGCCGATCTGCTGGATCTTCCTGAGCACAAAGCAGTGCCACCTGAGTGCACCGTGTTATCTCAGCAATTTCATATCCGCTCCCTAACGCCGGATCCACAAGCTCATGCAACCTTTGGTCCTTCCACATATGCCATGCCTGAAATAGTTTTGCAACAAATTGACATGAGAGAACTGCGGCCCAATAAAATTTTATAAATATATATGGGCCACGTATTGAAACATACGGTCGTGATTGATAAATTTAAGAAATCTTGCTTGAAATATATGGTCAGATCACTCACAGCTCGTACAAGATCACCAACAGTATCTCCTTGTCTGTCGTGCATGGTATTCTTTCTACCGCTAATGATCACCAGAACGCAGACGCCGAAGCTGAACACATCTGTCTTCATTGAGTAAACTCCTTGAGATGCGTACTCCGGAGCTTTGTAACCACTGAAAGTTGCAAACACAAGAGATCAAAACTGTAATATTGGAACAATTGAAAACAGACGATGGAATATGTAGAGATTGATAAATTAGGGAGATCATACCTAGTGCCCACAACCCTGCTTGTACACTCCTCTGCTACGTCTGAACTCAGTACTCTAGCTGATCCAAAATCAGCTATCTTTGGGATCATGTCATAATCCAAGAGAATATTATGTGGTTTCAAGTCTCTATGGACAATCCAGAATTGCTTATGCAGGTAAATTAGGCCCTCCGCCAATCCTTCAATTATCTTGAGTCGCTTTGACCAGCGTAGTAATGGCCCCTTTGTTCTGTCTGAAAAATGTtctaagaatgattatgctattgtAATTTCCATTCTTCTCTAAACCAAATTAGAGTAGTTTTAGCATGTTCCCTAAAAAATGTGCCACAACTCTATACACAGCATTGCTTCTGTCCTGCTGGTTGCTTGGGAAAAAAGACAGGAGTAGTTTCAACCTGATTATGATTCGAGCAACTATGAATCAGGTTGTATTAGAGCTGTTGTAACATTTCATTTAAATGTACAAGTTTTGAATTCTTGCACATATTTACTAGGAACCAAATGAGGAACTCTAGAAAAATGTCTCTCATGATAGGGACATACCAGATATGTAACTGTCCAAGGAACCATTTTGCATGAGTTCATAGACTAGAATCCTCTCTTTCTGATGGGTGCACCACCCCAATAACCTAATCAGGTTAGTATGATGAAGCTTTGCAAGCTGCAATTCACTGTCAAAATTTGTTGCATGCTCATCAAGTCTTTTGATGGCAACCATAAGTCCGTCGGAAAACTGACCCTGCAATGGTTACTAAGGGAGTTCACATAACATTCTCTCAGCAGAAATCAGTACCTTATTGGGAAAAGGAAGGACATGCATTCACATTGTTAGTTTGTTTCGATGTTGGCATATTTTTAGCTTGTAAACCGTACCAAATCCACCCAACCCAATTATTTTATTCTCTGAGAAATTGTCCGTAACATCCACGATCTGAAAGAAGTTGAACTTCACAAATCCAGTGCAAGCCTCTTCTATACGGGTGCAGAGTTCTACAAGTTCTTCAATGTCGAAGGTTTTCTGTTCTTGCATTTTCCCTTTTCCTGAACTCATGGACAATTATCATTGTCAGATATTATCAATGGGATTGCAAAAAATTAGTAACATGACCAGTAGAGTAAAACTAGAGAGCAATGCTCCGGTTTGTTTGTTGCATACGCATACTTGTATCAGTCCCCGGTTTGTTTGTTGCATATGCATACTTGTATCAGTCATCAGCTTGTCCTAATCAGGGACTTCCATGTATGAGAGGGCCAACATATGAAAACAAATGGAGATTGTCatagaagtcatgcaatatattgATGGTGTTTCCATCACTGAAGTCACATCTTTCATGTCGTTACTAATGGAGTAGATATGTGCTAAAAATAACTTCTCAAGTATATTTCAGTAGTCAATAAAAACTCTTTTCGGGTGTGAACTCTTTTCAGATCTATCTTCTTGACGTGCCGCTTTGAGTCACAATAAACTCCACGTATCGAAAAAATATAACTTCATGTTCAGTAGTTTGAATTTCACAGTGTTTATCCTAAACATATGTTTGCACTAGCTGGTGCTCTTCTATCGCATGTGTTCATTAACTTCTATATGGCCACAGTGAAATCTATGTGGTGAAGTAATGTTTGCTCATGAAAAGTATGCCCATATAATAAAAATAATATCAAACTCATTCATACGGATTTTTTATTCTCTCTATCGCAAATACATGGGCAAGAGGGTATTGCAACCACACAGATGGAAATAATACTTGAAGCAGATAACGCTGGGATGCAACTGTCTGTTAGTTTCCATATCTGAGTTCATTGTTAAGTGCATTATGAAATTCCTTCAGCACGTCAATATTTTTTTTCCTTCAGGCCTTGTAATGCTACTGCTATTTGATTAAACCAGTCCCTTCACCCCCGCAAAAAAGTGCATTAGGAAATTCAGAGGGGTAACTACTTACCTAGAAATGGCTGTTCACCAACATGGCAAAATTCAGTAGCTCTTCGAATGCGTacttcggcgaactccaaagcACTTGTTGGAAACCTAAACACAGGTACATCTCATCATTACTACTAGTATATATCTATGCTCCACCCACCAATGGCTTATTTGAGT contains the following coding sequences:
- the LOC124684713 gene encoding cysteine-rich receptor-like protein kinase 10, with translation MATPLDTSSSTLWGTLSQASSVAQLVGVDALGLVSMVVQAALAARRHRDSCVRLAQHVELVGGLLQELELAELMRREATRRPLEQLGGALRRCYALVSACQDCGYLRRLLLGARMADELRAAQHEIDMFIRLIPLIALVDSSSANNQRVKAEDGVLSVVTHRSNRHIRFPTSALEFAEVRIRRATEFCHVGEQPFLGKGKMQEQKTFDIEELVELCTRIEEACTGFVKFNFFQIVDVTDNFSENKIIGLGGFGTVYKLKICQLSDGLMVAIKRLDEHATNFDSELQLAKLHHTNLIRLLGWCTHQKERILVYELMQNGSLDSYISARVLSSDVAEECTSRVVGTSGYKAPEYASQGVYSMKTDVFSFGVCVLVIISGRKNTMHDRQGDTVGDLVRAAWHMWKDQRLHELVDPALGSGYEIAEITRCTQVALLCAQEDPADRPTMTDVAAMLNSETMSIPMEPKQPTALSKGFAGEDTASTYMGQTSRTIDITITSSAPMSTRVRIILDPEI